Part of the Candidatus Poribacteria bacterium genome, CGCGCTGGGGGCTAAACTGCGCCGCGACCTCCCTCCGACTGGCAGCGTAAGGAGCCCCCATGCGTCTGCGGACGAATCTCGACAAGCTCGCGTGTCTCTCCGTCGTCGGCGAAGTGTCCCATCCGAGGGTCGGAGCCTCCCCCTACCGCGTCGCCCAGGACGGAACGCCTCACATTGTCCCGGGAACCGGCGGTATCCTCTACAACGTCCGCGTCGGCGACCTGGCGACCGGATGGATGGGCGATCACCTGGAACCGGGCGTCTCCAGCCGGTCGGGCAAGGACGACGAGAACGGCGCGTACAACACCTACGCCTGCATCGGGAACCCGGTGAAGGTCGTCGGCGGCGACGCGAAGGGCAGCGTCGGCTATGTGACGGGCAAACACGGCGGGATCGAGCACGTGCTCGTCGAGTTCCCCGATGAGGCGCTCGAATCGCTGCTGCCGGGAGATCGTCTGCTCATCAAGGCGATCGGCACGGGACTCGAACTGCTCGACTTCCCGGAGGTCGCCGCGCGGAGCCTCGACCCGCGCTTGCTGGACGTCTGGGGCATCGAGCCGAACGGCGACTCGTTGCGTGTGCCTGTGACGCACGTGGTTCCCGCGAAGGTGATGGGCTCCGGCTTGGGCGCGAACACGACGATCCGGGGCGACTACGACATTCAGATGTTCAGTCCCGATGTCGTCCGCGAGTGCG contains:
- a CDS encoding DUF4438 domain-containing protein; the encoded protein is MRLRTNLDKLACLSVVGEVSHPRVGASPYRVAQDGTPHIVPGTGGILYNVRVGDLATGWMGDHLEPGVSSRSGKDDENGAYNTYACIGNPVKVVGGDAKGSVGYVTGKHGGIEHVLVEFPDEALESLLPGDRLLIKAIGTGLELLDFPEVAARSLDPRLLDVWGIEPNGDSLRVPVTHVVPAKVMGSGLGANTTIRGDYDIQMFSPDVVRECGLEDLRLGDFVAIQDADHTYGRIYYTGAVSVGVIVHGDSYVAGHGPGVTTVLTSRTGKITPVIDPDANIRTLHARLGA